A section of the Hirschia baltica ATCC 49814 genome encodes:
- a CDS encoding Lrp/AsnC family transcriptional regulator, producing the protein MIDRKDRDILRVIQTKGRIPIVELAAAVNLTKSPCLQRLRRLEKNGVIRGYRADIDPKKVQKGYLVYVQVKLESTRRTALEGFNLAVKNIPEVLACHMLSGGYDYLMKIRTSDMDAFRELLGGVIAELPNVNQTDSYPVMEEIIDTSVIQIPESDFQ; encoded by the coding sequence ATGATTGACCGGAAAGACAGAGACATTTTGCGAGTTATACAGACAAAAGGTCGAATACCTATTGTTGAGCTTGCCGCAGCTGTTAATTTAACAAAGAGTCCTTGTCTTCAGCGACTTCGCCGGTTGGAAAAAAATGGCGTAATACGTGGATATCGCGCAGATATAGATCCTAAAAAAGTTCAAAAGGGATATTTGGTTTATGTGCAGGTAAAGCTAGAAAGCACGCGTAGAACCGCGCTGGAAGGTTTCAATCTTGCGGTGAAGAATATACCCGAAGTGCTGGCATGTCATATGCTGTCGGGTGGATATGACTATCTGATGAAAATTCGGACATCAGACATGGACGCATTTAGAGAATTGCTGGGCGGTGTCATCGCTGAGCTACCAAACGTAAACCAAACCGATAGTTATCCTGTCATGGAAGAAATTATTGATACATCTGTGATACAAATCCCTGAAAGTGATTTTCAATAG
- a CDS encoding 1-aminocyclopropane-1-carboxylate deaminase/D-cysteine desulfhydrase, with product MNATILDKQLHLTKLMLERQAIVTEHKFQYLDDASPVYFSAYRSDLLGRYLSGNKIFKLAPNLQEYLTTTQSHIPVATFGGSHSNHLRAFSAASRLLRLHSIVFMRESPNGMHKPLAETIIQRGCKLILLSPEEYKHREDQAFLDSLHSKHGPFHLISEGATSPLAVRHIANVFAPFKSQFSHAFVPVGLGGTLAGIVAGLGAETKVIGVSALKSDYSLKSRVENLLRASNCENSGNWTIDYNYHFGGFGKAKPELLNFASRFEAQTTLKLNQTYTMKSAYALCCELRDAKMDSPLWVNTFNPY from the coding sequence ATGAATGCGACTATTCTAGATAAGCAATTGCACCTGACCAAGCTTATGCTAGAGCGACAAGCGATTGTTACTGAACATAAGTTCCAGTACTTGGATGATGCCTCCCCTGTTTATTTTTCAGCATATCGCAGCGACCTTTTAGGTAGATACCTATCAGGCAACAAAATATTCAAATTAGCTCCAAACCTACAAGAATACCTGACCACAACCCAATCCCACATTCCCGTTGCGACTTTTGGCGGCAGCCATTCAAATCATTTAAGAGCTTTTTCAGCTGCATCTAGACTTCTACGGCTACATTCAATTGTGTTTATGCGGGAAAGTCCAAATGGAATGCATAAGCCTCTAGCTGAGACGATTATCCAAAGAGGTTGTAAGCTTATTCTTCTGTCACCAGAGGAATATAAACACCGTGAAGATCAAGCATTTTTAGATAGCCTACACTCCAAGCATGGACCATTTCACCTGATATCTGAAGGTGCAACATCACCACTTGCCGTGAGGCATATCGCCAATGTTTTTGCGCCGTTCAAGAGCCAATTTTCTCACGCTTTTGTACCTGTTGGCCTTGGCGGAACATTGGCTGGAATTGTTGCTGGTTTAGGTGCTGAAACCAAAGTTATAGGTGTTTCAGCGTTAAAATCAGATTACAGCCTAAAAAGTCGAGTTGAAAACCTGCTAAGAGCCTCCAATTGTGAAAATTCTGGAAACTGGACGATTGATTACAATTATCACTTTGGTGGATTTGGGAAAGCAAAACCTGAGTTGTTGAATTTTGCATCCCGTTTTGAGGCTCAGACAACACTCAAGCTGAACCAAACATATACAATGAAATCTGCATACGCATTATGCTGTGAATTGCGGGATGCGAAGATGGACAGTCCCTTATGGGTCAATACATTCAACCCCTATTGA
- a CDS encoding MBL fold metallo-hydrolase translates to MSQKSKIQLRILGCGSSGGVPRINGDWGDCDPTEVKNRRSRCSVLIRKWSDKHSKPTQVLIDTSPDMREQLLAANVKRLDAVVYTHDHADQSHGIDDLRAIAYSNKMRLPVHMDTATASTLMTRFGYCFHGGGGYPSILEGKDSIRVGEVLNLDGPGGKLELLPLDQDHGRIRSLGFRMGPIAYCNDTVGLPEDTFQALDGVDTLIVDALRYHQHPSHAHLDLALEWIDRVKPRIAVLTNMHIDMDYKTLQKELPENVMPAYDGMELEASY, encoded by the coding sequence ATGTCCCAGAAAAGTAAAATACAGCTTCGAATTCTCGGATGCGGTTCATCAGGCGGCGTGCCGCGTATAAATGGTGATTGGGGCGATTGCGACCCGACAGAGGTCAAGAACCGACGTTCAAGATGTTCCGTCCTAATACGAAAGTGGAGTGACAAACATTCAAAGCCCACTCAGGTGTTGATAGATACATCACCGGATATGAGAGAACAGCTCCTTGCGGCAAATGTAAAAAGGCTAGACGCCGTTGTGTACACGCATGATCACGCCGATCAATCCCATGGTATTGATGACTTAAGAGCTATAGCTTATTCCAACAAAATGCGGTTACCCGTCCACATGGATACGGCAACAGCAAGCACACTGATGACCCGTTTTGGCTATTGCTTTCATGGAGGCGGCGGATACCCATCTATATTAGAGGGCAAAGATTCTATCCGCGTTGGTGAAGTTCTCAATCTTGATGGCCCAGGCGGGAAGCTTGAGTTATTACCACTAGATCAAGACCATGGACGTATCAGATCTTTAGGTTTTCGAATGGGCCCAATTGCATATTGTAATGACACTGTGGGCTTGCCAGAAGATACTTTCCAAGCACTTGACGGTGTTGATACGCTCATCGTTGATGCTTTGCGTTATCATCAGCACCCGTCACATGCGCACTTAGATCTGGCGCTAGAATGGATAGACAGGGTAAAGCCTCGGATAGCTGTGCTTACGAATATGCATATTGATATGGACTATAAAACGTTACAAAAAGAACTTCCTGAGAATGTTATGCCGGCTTATGATGGTATGGAGCTAGAAGCCTCATACTAA
- a CDS encoding TatD family hydrolase, translating into MKPTLFDSHINLHGEQYDEDREEVLLRAREAGVSRFISICDKLENFPTIRKLTDQHNDMWCSVGVHPHYAKDYEVLTSQELIELANDEKVCGIGETGLDLHYGYSDIQLQEKAFRKHIIAARETQLPLIIHSREADDLMGDILEEEMQKGRFQPLMHCYTSGANLARCATALDAYFSVSGILSFKKAEDVRAVALEMPLDRVILETDCPYLAPTPYRGRRNEPAYLTEVCKAFANLRGLSFEDVAKITTENCLRLFGRVK; encoded by the coding sequence ATGAAGCCCACCTTATTTGATAGCCATATCAACCTTCACGGCGAACAATACGATGAAGATAGAGAAGAGGTTCTTCTGCGGGCGCGTGAAGCCGGTGTTTCTCGATTCATCTCCATTTGTGATAAATTAGAGAATTTTCCAACAATCCGTAAGCTCACAGACCAGCATAATGATATGTGGTGTTCAGTAGGTGTGCATCCTCATTACGCTAAAGATTACGAAGTTTTGACGAGCCAAGAGCTGATTGAGTTGGCCAATGATGAGAAAGTTTGTGGAATTGGAGAAACAGGATTAGATCTGCATTATGGCTATAGTGATATCCAATTGCAGGAAAAGGCCTTCCGCAAACACATTATAGCCGCAAGGGAGACCCAGCTTCCATTGATTATTCATAGTCGGGAAGCAGATGACCTTATGGGCGATATTCTAGAAGAAGAGATGCAAAAAGGTAGGTTTCAACCTCTTATGCATTGTTACACATCAGGTGCAAATCTAGCGCGATGCGCTACTGCACTTGATGCATATTTTTCGGTGTCTGGTATTTTGTCCTTTAAAAAAGCTGAGGATGTACGAGCAGTAGCTTTGGAGATGCCACTCGACCGTGTAATTCTTGAAACTGATTGTCCGTATCTAGCACCAACACCTTATCGTGGTAGACGCAATGAACCTGCATATCTAACTGAGGTCTGCAAAGCCTTCGCTAATCTACGAGGGTTGAGCTTTGAAGACGTCGCTAAGATAACGACGGAGAATTGTTTGCGATTATTTGGGCGGGTTAAATAA
- the tmk gene encoding dTMP kinase, protein MNLGRFVTLEGGEGVGKSTLASNLQKKLLELDIKCLLTREPGGSLGGEAIRNIVLNPPHHQDWSPLTQTLLFFAARCDHLENVIKPALLRGEWVICDRFTDSTRAYQAVAGGVDDHVVSTLDQLVVNEQQPDLTLLLDMPLEVSAKRRIERNGPQDAFEKLPQSFHENVRQAFLEIADRYKDRCYVLDASNSVDQVTAEALELICKRFSVQ, encoded by the coding sequence ATGAACCTTGGACGATTTGTTACGCTCGAGGGTGGTGAAGGTGTTGGTAAATCAACATTAGCCTCCAATCTACAAAAAAAACTATTAGAGTTGGATATAAAGTGCCTGCTTACGCGGGAACCAGGTGGTTCGCTTGGTGGTGAGGCTATTCGCAACATAGTCCTTAATCCGCCACATCATCAGGATTGGTCGCCGTTGACACAAACGCTTTTGTTTTTTGCCGCGCGTTGCGATCATTTGGAAAATGTTATCAAGCCAGCTCTATTGCGAGGTGAATGGGTTATTTGCGATCGTTTCACAGACTCAACCCGTGCCTACCAAGCCGTAGCCGGTGGCGTTGATGATCATGTTGTCAGCACATTGGATCAGCTAGTTGTAAATGAGCAACAACCCGACCTTACGCTTTTATTAGACATGCCGCTGGAAGTCTCGGCGAAACGACGGATCGAACGCAATGGGCCACAAGATGCATTTGAGAAACTACCTCAATCTTTTCATGAAAATGTTAGGCAAGCATTCTTAGAAATAGCAGATAGGTATAAAGATCGATGTTATGTTTTAGACGCATCAAATTCAGTTGATCAGGTGACGGCTGAAGCTTTAGAGCTAATATGTAAGCGGTTTTCTGTTCAATGA
- a CDS encoding D-alanyl-D-alanine carboxypeptidase family protein: protein MRIFSAFIVSTSLLLGSVYTPAYADALNTSADYAYIMDADTGMALYSKDGDTPFIPASMTKIMTAYIVFERIRDGRLTLEDEFVVSETAWREGGAASGGSTMFLELGSKVSVRDLLRGVIIQSGNDACIVIAEAISGSQEAFAEEMTRRARELGLDSATFENPTGLYSDNHRISAADLAQLAYLTIKDFPEFYALYSEKEFTWNGIRQPNRNPLLGEVQGADGLKTGHLEISGYGLVGSAVRDGKRRIIVLNGLDSIAERASEARRVMRSAFVDFKVVEVVQPDQIVGEADVFLGKQKTVELKAIELMKAALHADSIRDIKVEVVYNGPLKAPLSEGDVVGEIIVSAPGMQDVRAPAVLAQSIARKSLFERALVGMGLGG, encoded by the coding sequence ATGCGCATTTTTTCTGCATTCATTGTTAGTACATCCCTCCTGCTTGGAAGCGTTTATACGCCAGCCTATGCCGATGCTCTGAATACGTCAGCCGATTATGCTTACATTATGGATGCTGATACCGGCATGGCCTTGTATTCAAAAGATGGCGATACGCCATTTATCCCCGCGTCCATGACCAAGATTATGACCGCGTATATTGTGTTTGAACGTATTCGCGATGGCCGGCTTACTCTCGAAGATGAGTTTGTTGTATCTGAAACAGCGTGGCGTGAAGGTGGAGCCGCTTCTGGTGGTTCTACGATGTTTTTGGAGCTTGGCTCAAAAGTATCGGTTCGCGACCTTTTGCGCGGTGTGATCATTCAATCTGGAAATGATGCATGTATCGTAATTGCTGAGGCGATCAGCGGTTCTCAAGAAGCCTTCGCTGAAGAAATGACGCGGCGTGCCCGCGAGTTGGGATTAGATAGTGCTACGTTTGAAAACCCTACTGGGCTCTACTCAGACAATCACCGCATAAGCGCTGCAGACCTTGCACAACTTGCTTATCTTACAATCAAGGATTTTCCTGAATTCTACGCTTTGTATAGCGAGAAGGAATTTACTTGGAATGGAATCCGTCAGCCAAACCGAAACCCTCTATTGGGCGAAGTTCAAGGTGCTGATGGCTTAAAAACCGGACATTTAGAAATTTCGGGCTATGGCCTTGTTGGATCTGCTGTTCGGGATGGAAAACGCCGGATTATTGTTCTCAACGGCCTGGATAGTATTGCAGAGCGTGCATCCGAAGCTCGTCGAGTTATGCGGTCGGCTTTTGTAGATTTTAAAGTGGTTGAAGTCGTACAGCCAGATCAGATCGTGGGTGAGGCAGACGTATTCCTCGGAAAACAAAAAACTGTAGAACTTAAGGCCATTGAACTTATGAAGGCCGCTCTACATGCCGATTCCATTCGCGATATAAAGGTTGAAGTGGTTTACAACGGTCCACTTAAAGCGCCTCTATCCGAAGGTGATGTTGTTGGTGAAATAATCGTGTCAGCACCAGGCATGCAGGATGTAAGAGCACCTGCTGTTTTGGCACAATCGATCGCTAGAAAAAGTCTATTTGAGCGCGCTTTGGTCGGAATGGGGCTTGGTGGCTAG
- a CDS encoding septal ring lytic transglycosylase RlpA family protein → MLSTAVIVSGVIAPGASAETYNGVPITFVGSSPSTPQYMQIASAPTSSAKVQGGSKRIEYRYPDQPNMSYGKQGPRLLGNNAKPIAFASATSAISRNQAQKISGSSYVAPSGVLNNSAAAPNRGLRAVKLASTPPAGFAKQKIGAPYEIQGRWYVPFAEPNYDEVGVGSWYGPQFHGKDSAVGEVFDQNALTAAHPTLPIPSLARVTNLENGRSVVVRINDRGPFVDDRIIDLSKQSATVLGYKDNGTAKVRVQYMGYAPEAHNSIPAKYVEEARQTLAKGKAEAPANPMLMKASYSPRPIQRQMMPLQQASLPLSFSNQEKYVLQAGVFGELANAHQLRAKLHTYGQVSVKETRINGRDMFKVFVGEWQTRDQAVKARANLAGSGFETLIVSN, encoded by the coding sequence GTGCTTAGCACAGCAGTAATTGTTTCAGGTGTTATAGCGCCTGGAGCAAGTGCTGAAACCTATAATGGAGTGCCAATTACTTTTGTTGGCAGTTCTCCTTCAACTCCCCAATATATGCAGATTGCCTCCGCGCCAACAAGTTCAGCAAAAGTGCAGGGCGGCTCTAAGCGAATTGAATATAGGTATCCTGACCAACCTAATATGTCATATGGAAAACAGGGGCCGCGTTTATTGGGAAATAATGCCAAGCCGATTGCCTTTGCTTCTGCGACAAGCGCTATTTCTCGTAACCAAGCGCAAAAGATTAGCGGCTCGTCATACGTGGCTCCAAGTGGTGTGCTAAACAATTCTGCTGCAGCGCCGAATCGTGGATTGAGAGCCGTAAAATTGGCCTCCACACCTCCAGCAGGGTTCGCAAAACAGAAAATCGGTGCTCCGTATGAAATTCAAGGACGATGGTATGTGCCGTTTGCTGAGCCAAATTATGATGAAGTCGGCGTAGGGTCTTGGTATGGACCGCAATTTCACGGGAAAGATTCTGCTGTCGGTGAAGTCTTCGATCAAAACGCTCTGACTGCCGCACACCCAACGCTGCCTATTCCAAGTTTGGCGCGTGTTACAAACCTAGAGAATGGCCGTAGCGTCGTCGTACGCATAAATGATCGTGGACCGTTTGTTGACGACCGTATTATTGATTTGTCTAAACAATCAGCGACTGTTTTAGGATATAAAGACAACGGCACAGCCAAAGTTCGTGTTCAATATATGGGATACGCGCCAGAGGCTCACAATTCCATTCCAGCGAAATACGTTGAGGAAGCACGCCAAACGCTTGCAAAAGGAAAAGCTGAGGCACCAGCAAATCCCATGTTGATGAAAGCAAGTTATTCGCCTCGCCCAATACAACGCCAGATGATGCCACTTCAACAAGCTTCACTTCCATTGTCTTTTTCTAATCAAGAGAAATATGTCCTTCAGGCAGGTGTGTTTGGTGAATTGGCCAATGCTCACCAATTACGTGCGAAACTTCACACTTACGGACAGGTGTCGGTTAAAGAAACGCGAATCAATGGTCGCGACATGTTCAAAGTCTTTGTCGGTGAATGGCAAACACGCGATCAAGCGGTTAAGGCCAGAGCAAATCTGGCTGGTAGCGGCTTTGAAACACTGATTGTGTCCAACTAG
- a CDS encoding DEAD/DEAH box helicase, producing the protein MAAVNFELKNYQKESLGKFEQYLVDTEEMGANLAFYKLTSLPYRDAPNIADGTPYVCLRVPTGGGKTLMAAVSVGIAAKSHMQTPNPMVLWLVPSTPIKYQTLAALKNVDHPYRAALMEQFGRNVSVMDKDEALAMSRADAEGGACIIVSTIQSFKRDDKDGLKAYQDSGALMDHFSGLKDEQTEHLEKVEGTHRPIASLVNLLRLHRPMVIVDEAHNARSALSFDTLENFHPSLILELTATPQTEYEPKKEKYPSNILHSVSAAELKAEQMIKLPIRLTTNSDWQKTIGAALDCRHSLEEAAQAERAETKEYIRPIILFQAQSASKNDPARITYDVIKKHLLEDKLIPEDQIAVHTGPEKDLDGLDVLSEDCDVRYIITQSKLKEGWDCPFAYVLCSVAEQRSGTAVEQILGRILRMPKAKRKTIDVLNRAYAFVASANFNATAEALKDGLVEGSGFNKQEVNELVTDNSDLGFDRFRNETDFESEPVEIDHTPVVEVQKKISELPVRVRARLSFNEEKNTFVYKGQMSKEDRNLVQLKMANVAGADKAIDRLYQETNGYQRSQAADIDKPPFIVPGLVFSEQGKLELFKRDHFLDLPWRLDECDATSILDRFTLRLDSKRGELDVTQKGKMEIRFIDRMHDDLLAVVHEPSWNIPRLANWIDTGIKKQDVTKPSSVMFMKKVLDALIYQGGFTLDELVRNKFDLRRAVSDLIGDLREVRETQNYSALFSVDASKFAVSAEEGVIFDEQTYAYNQPHKGGYRFQKHYATLIGDLKDSGEEYDCAKYLDQMDAVQYWIRNVEQKPNSFWLQLPKYKFYPDFVALLKDGRILVVEYKGAYLYNDDDAKSKRFIGEVWANASEGKCLFVMPTERRFDEIDKIAGV; encoded by the coding sequence ATGGCCGCCGTCAATTTTGAACTAAAAAACTATCAAAAAGAGTCACTTGGTAAGTTTGAGCAGTATCTTGTTGATACTGAAGAAATGGGAGCAAACTTAGCTTTTTATAAGCTTACCAGTTTGCCTTATAGAGATGCGCCGAACATTGCAGATGGTACGCCTTATGTGTGTCTGCGCGTGCCAACAGGTGGCGGTAAAACACTGATGGCTGCGGTATCTGTCGGGATTGCAGCAAAGTCTCACATGCAGACGCCAAATCCAATGGTGCTTTGGCTTGTGCCGTCTACACCGATTAAATATCAAACGCTTGCAGCGCTTAAAAATGTAGATCATCCATACCGAGCGGCATTGATGGAACAATTTGGCCGCAACGTTTCTGTGATGGATAAAGATGAAGCGTTAGCTATGTCTCGCGCGGATGCTGAGGGCGGGGCGTGTATTATTGTATCGACCATCCAATCTTTCAAACGCGACGATAAAGACGGCCTTAAAGCCTATCAGGATTCCGGCGCATTGATGGATCATTTTTCGGGCTTGAAGGATGAACAAACCGAACATTTAGAGAAAGTTGAAGGCACGCATCGCCCGATAGCTTCGCTGGTAAATTTGCTACGCTTGCATCGCCCGATGGTCATTGTAGATGAAGCACACAATGCGCGCTCGGCTTTGTCATTTGATACGCTGGAAAATTTCCACCCGTCTTTGATATTAGAATTAACCGCGACGCCTCAAACTGAATATGAGCCTAAAAAAGAGAAGTATCCGTCTAATATTTTGCATTCAGTATCCGCCGCCGAATTAAAAGCGGAGCAAATGATCAAATTACCTATCCGTTTAACCACGAATAGTGATTGGCAAAAAACAATAGGGGCTGCTTTAGATTGCCGTCATTCTCTTGAGGAAGCGGCGCAAGCCGAACGCGCCGAAACCAAGGAATATATCCGTCCTATTATTTTGTTTCAGGCACAATCTGCAAGCAAGAATGATCCTGCACGAATAACGTACGATGTCATCAAAAAGCACTTGCTAGAAGACAAGCTAATCCCTGAAGATCAAATAGCGGTGCATACAGGGCCTGAGAAAGATCTGGACGGCCTTGATGTGCTATCTGAAGATTGCGACGTGCGTTACATCATTACGCAATCCAAACTAAAAGAGGGATGGGATTGCCCGTTTGCTTATGTGTTGTGTTCTGTTGCAGAGCAAAGGTCTGGAACGGCAGTAGAGCAAATCCTTGGCCGCATTTTGCGAATGCCAAAAGCAAAGCGTAAAACAATTGATGTGCTCAATAGAGCTTATGCCTTTGTGGCTTCCGCTAATTTTAATGCGACCGCTGAAGCACTAAAAGATGGCCTTGTAGAAGGTTCAGGTTTCAACAAACAAGAAGTAAACGAGCTTGTCACTGATAACAGTGATTTAGGATTTGACCGCTTTCGAAATGAAACAGATTTTGAGTCAGAGCCTGTAGAAATTGATCATACACCAGTTGTAGAGGTTCAGAAAAAGATTAGTGAACTTCCAGTACGGGTGCGCGCACGTCTTTCTTTCAATGAAGAGAAAAATACATTTGTTTATAAAGGCCAAATGAGCAAAGAAGACAGAAACCTTGTTCAATTGAAAATGGCGAATGTTGCGGGTGCTGATAAAGCTATTGATAGATTGTACCAAGAGACTAATGGCTATCAGCGCTCACAGGCGGCGGATATAGATAAGCCTCCGTTTATCGTCCCAGGCTTGGTTTTTAGTGAACAAGGTAAGCTAGAACTCTTCAAACGCGATCATTTCTTAGACTTACCTTGGCGATTAGATGAATGCGACGCGACCTCTATTTTAGACAGATTTACACTACGTTTGGATAGTAAACGTGGTGAATTGGATGTGACGCAAAAAGGCAAAATGGAAATACGTTTCATTGACCGTATGCATGATGATTTGCTTGCTGTGGTGCATGAACCGTCTTGGAATATTCCGCGATTAGCTAATTGGATCGATACGGGTATCAAAAAACAAGACGTGACCAAGCCTAGTTCTGTCATGTTTATGAAAAAGGTTTTGGATGCGCTAATCTATCAAGGTGGTTTTACGCTGGATGAACTAGTACGCAATAAATTTGATCTTCGTCGTGCTGTTTCAGATTTGATTGGTGATTTGCGTGAAGTGCGAGAAACGCAAAACTATAGTGCATTGTTTAGCGTCGATGCTTCAAAGTTTGCTGTTAGTGCCGAAGAAGGCGTTATTTTTGACGAACAAACCTACGCCTACAATCAACCACACAAAGGTGGGTATCGCTTCCAAAAGCACTACGCTACTTTGATTGGTGATCTAAAGGATTCTGGTGAAGAGTATGATTGTGCAAAATACTTAGACCAAATGGATGCTGTGCAATATTGGATACGTAATGTTGAACAAAAGCCAAATTCATTTTGGCTGCAATTGCCTAAGTACAAATTCTATCCAGATTTTGTCGCCCTATTAAAAGACGGTCGCATTCTTGTTGTTGAGTATAAAGGTGCTTACCTTTACAATGATGATGATGCTAAGTCTAAGCGTTTTATCGGTGAAGTCTGGGCGAATGCAAGTGAGGGCAAATGTTTGTTCGTTATGCCTACTGAACGACGCTTTGATGAGATTGATAAGATAGCAGGAGTGTAG
- a CDS encoding site-specific DNA-methyltransferase, with the protein MPVLDWIGKKAVVNHHREVPYRLVHCDGELSAGDPDAGNLLVQGDNLGALKALLPYYAGKVKCIYIDPPYNTGNEGWVYNDNVNSPEIKAWLEKTVGKEGEDLSRHDKWLCMMYPRLRLLREFLREDGAIFVSIDDDENHRLRVLLDEIFGSQNFIASLIWQKKYAPAGDAKYFSDDHDYVLVYGKHKSRWVPNKLARTEEQNARYSNPDNDPRGPWKADNYASNKNNTERPNGWYPVLNPNSGEEVWPSSTAVWRYPKSTFDNHVAENRIWWGVTGNNRVPAFKRFLSEVGGIVPRTVMLHGDVGHTQFAKRQILEIFHGQDEIFATPKPSTLIQRLLEIGSNPDDLILDSFAGSGTTGHAVLDLNKQDGGNRKFILVEMDQKIAPDVTAERLKRVIHGYDKGGDPDKPVEGLGGGFRYCRLGVPLFNEFGDIDAEVNFPDLAAHVFFAETGAPIPQKANTNSPFLGTHQDKAVYLLFSQAMQGFAREADGNVLTPQVLADLPAPPEGFDGKRIVYAEGCTVSEDTLKEANISFKQIPYQIEGGA; encoded by the coding sequence ATGCCTGTATTGGATTGGATCGGTAAGAAAGCTGTTGTGAACCATCATCGTGAGGTGCCGTATCGCCTTGTGCATTGTGATGGGGAGTTGTCAGCGGGTGATCCAGATGCAGGCAATTTGTTGGTGCAGGGCGATAATCTGGGGGCGCTCAAAGCGTTGCTTCCCTATTATGCAGGCAAGGTGAAATGCATTTATATCGACCCGCCCTATAATACGGGGAATGAAGGCTGGGTTTATAATGACAATGTGAACTCGCCTGAGATTAAAGCTTGGCTAGAAAAGACCGTTGGCAAGGAAGGTGAAGACCTATCTCGTCATGATAAATGGCTATGCATGATGTATCCGCGCTTGCGCCTGCTGCGGGAATTTCTGCGGGAAGATGGTGCTATTTTTGTAAGTATTGATGATGATGAAAATCACCGTCTACGGGTACTTTTGGACGAAATTTTTGGATCTCAGAACTTCATTGCTTCACTGATCTGGCAAAAAAAATATGCTCCTGCGGGAGATGCTAAGTACTTCAGTGATGATCACGATTATGTACTTGTTTATGGAAAACATAAATCGCGCTGGGTTCCAAACAAATTGGCGAGGACCGAAGAACAGAATGCCCGTTATTCCAATCCAGACAATGATCCGCGAGGCCCTTGGAAAGCGGACAATTATGCTTCAAATAAAAACAACACAGAGCGCCCCAATGGATGGTATCCAGTATTGAACCCGAATTCGGGTGAAGAGGTTTGGCCTTCCTCTACTGCTGTTTGGAGGTATCCAAAATCTACTTTTGATAACCATGTTGCGGAGAATCGGATATGGTGGGGTGTAACAGGAAACAACCGCGTGCCTGCTTTTAAGCGATTTCTCAGTGAAGTTGGTGGGATAGTGCCACGTACCGTAATGTTGCATGGAGATGTTGGGCATACGCAATTTGCAAAGCGTCAAATTCTCGAAATTTTTCATGGTCAGGATGAAATTTTCGCCACGCCGAAACCATCAACTTTGATTCAGCGTCTGCTAGAAATCGGTTCAAATCCCGATGACCTAATCCTCGACTCTTTTGCAGGTTCAGGCACAACAGGCCACGCTGTGCTAGACCTCAACAAGCAGGATGGCGGCAATCGCAAATTCATTCTGGTGGAAATGGATCAAAAGATTGCACCTGATGTGACGGCAGAACGCCTCAAACGTGTGATTCATGGCTATGATAAGGGGGGTGACCCGGACAAGCCCGTAGAAGGCCTTGGCGGTGGTTTCCGTTATTGCCGCCTTGGCGTGCCCTTGTTCAATGAATTTGGCGATATTGATGCAGAGGTCAATTTCCCTGACCTTGCTGCTCATGTTTTCTTTGCCGAAACGGGTGCGCCTATCCCGCAAAAAGCCAATACCAATTCACCCTTCCTTGGCACCCATCAGGATAAAGCAGTTTACCTGTTATTCTCCCAAGCCATGCAGGGCTTTGCCCGCGAAGCCGATGGCAATGTGTTGACGCCTCAAGTGCTCGCAGACTTACCCGCGCCACCCGAAGGCTTTGACGGCAAACGTATAGTCTATGCTGAAGGCTGCACAGTCTCTGAAGACACATTGAAAGAGGCCAATATCAGCTTCAAACAAATCCCTTATCAGATTGAAGGGGGCGCATAA